The genomic DNA GGCTCGCGAACACGCTGCCCAACATCGTCTTCGAGCTCCTGATCGGCGGGGTGCTGACGTCGGTGGCCATCCCGCTGCTGGCCCGCGCGCAGCGCAGCGATCCCGACGGCGGCGTCGCCTACACGCAGCAACTGGTGACCCTGGCCCTCGTGGCCCTGACGGTGACCACCCTCGTCGCCGTCGCGGCGGCACCGTTGCTCATCGATCTGTACCTGTCCCCCTCGTTCCAGGGCGACACCCGGCTCGCGACGGTGCTGGCCTACCTGCTGCTCCCGCAGATCCTCTTCTACGGGCTGGCCGCCCTCTTCGGAGCGATCCTCAACACCAAGGAGCGGTTCGCCGGACCGGCCTGGGCGCCGGTCCTGAACAACGTCGTGGTCATCGGCATGGCCGTCTACCTCGCCTTCCTGCCGGGTGGCCTGAACGGGGTCGTCGGCCGCAGCGGCGACCGGGACCTCTTCGGCCCGCCGACCACGACCCAGATCCTGGTGCTGGGCATCGGCACCACCGCGGGAATCGTGCTCCAGGCGATGGTGCTGCTGCCGTCGTTGCGCAGGGCCGGCTTCCGTTTCCGGTGGCGTCTGCGGTGGGACGCGCGGATGGGCGAGGCCGGTGGATTGGCGGGCTGGGCGGTCGCCTACGTGGTGGTGTCGCAGGTCGGCTACGTCGTCGCGACCAACCTCGCCAGCCGCGTCGACGGCGGCATCAGCACCTTCAGCTTCGCCAATCTCCTGTTCCAGACGCCCTACGGGATCCTCGGCGTCTCGGTGCTGACCGCGGTGATGCCCCGGATGAGCAGGCACGCGGCAGCCGGCGAGATGGAGTTGGTCAAGGACGACGTCTCGCTGGCCAACCGTCTGTCGACCGTGGCGCTGCTGCCGATCACCGCCGGCGTGCTGGCGCTGTCCGGTGCGATCGGAGTGCTCACATCGGCCTACAACAAGGTGTCCATCGACGCCGCCATCCAGATCGGGATCACGTTCGCGGCCCTCGGTGTGGGGCTCGTGCCGCTGGCCATGACGTTGGTCCAGATGCGTGTCTTCTACGCGATGAAGGACGGCCGGACCCCGGTCGTCATCAACGCGGTCATGGTGGGCATCAGGATCCCGCTGTTCCTGCTCGCCGCCACCCTCTCACCGGACCTGCTCATCCCGGGTCTGGCCGGCGCGACCGCGATCTCATACATCGTCGGTGCCGTGGTCGGGGAGCTGTGGCTGCGCCATCGTTTCGGCCCGATGGGCAGCCGTCGGATGCTGCGCACCCTGGCCAAGATGGCTGTGGCCTCCGTCGTGGCCGGCGGCGCCGCCTTCGGCGTCGTCCGTCTCGGTTGGGGTGGTCATCCTGACGGCTGGTGGGCGGCGCTGGCTCAGGGCCTGGCCGGTGGCGCGGTCGGCGCCCTGGTCATCGCCGTCGCCGCGGTGCTGCTCAAGGTCGAGGAGTTCGAACCCCTGGTCCGTCGACTCCGGGTGATCGTGCGCCGCCAGGGTCGTCAGGTGGGTTCGGGAGGAGACCCAGCAGGTAGCGTGGCTACGACCGATGTCGACCTCCCCGATGTGGCGAGCAGAGAGCAGGTGAGCATCCCGGTGAGCCGCGACCCCTCCGCTCCGGACGAGTCCGACTCCACCCGCACCGCTCCCGACCTCTCCACCGTGACCCCCGCCCCGGCATCCGGGTCGCAGGTGCCGCCCGGCCGTGACGACACGCCGGCCGGCAGCGCTCCGCGCGCCGAGTCCGACGCCGCCCGGGTGGCTCCCGGCTCGATGGTCGGCGGTCGCTACCGCCTGGTCAGCCTGGTGGCGGTGGACGCCGGAGGGAACCGCTTCTGGCGGGCGAAGGACACCG from Nakamurella deserti includes the following:
- the murJ gene encoding murein biosynthesis integral membrane protein MurJ, which codes for MTATATPSPRGIVRASALMAVAALTSRVTGLLSKVVLLGVLGLTVNDSYWLANTLPNIVFELLIGGVLTSVAIPLLARAQRSDPDGGVAYTQQLVTLALVALTVTTLVAVAAAPLLIDLYLSPSFQGDTRLATVLAYLLLPQILFYGLAALFGAILNTKERFAGPAWAPVLNNVVVIGMAVYLAFLPGGLNGVVGRSGDRDLFGPPTTTQILVLGIGTTAGIVLQAMVLLPSLRRAGFRFRWRLRWDARMGEAGGLAGWAVAYVVVSQVGYVVATNLASRVDGGISTFSFANLLFQTPYGILGVSVLTAVMPRMSRHAAAGEMELVKDDVSLANRLSTVALLPITAGVLALSGAIGVLTSAYNKVSIDAAIQIGITFAALGVGLVPLAMTLVQMRVFYAMKDGRTPVVINAVMVGIRIPLFLLAATLSPDLLIPGLAGATAISYIVGAVVGELWLRHRFGPMGSRRMLRTLAKMAVASVVAGGAAFGVVRLGWGGHPDGWWAALAQGLAGGAVGALVIAVAAVLLKVEEFEPLVRRLRVIVRRQGRQVGSGGDPAGSVATTDVDLPDVASREQVSIPVSRDPSAPDESDSTRTAPDLSTVTPAPASGSQVPPGRDDTPAGSAPRAESDAARVAPGSMVGGRYRLVSLVAVDAGGNRFWRAKDTVLPRDMAVTLLPDGPSTNATVTTTLRAGRLHHIGLPQTLDLGTENGMSYVVGQWVDGATLTDLLAGGPLDGDVAGSVTAKVADAVAEAHRNGIALGALHPSLVRVNFDGQVRLSHVLAYPGATPEQDIRAVGALLYLMITGTFPLPQNGMSPPLTAAPTGGGRELPADEVRTTAPAGLSALAERALHPEGPHGVRSAAAIAALLHSAEAVPVAAGAEPDEEPVLTAGQLAERRLIRERRAKLGVAGVMLLALTVLVAIVIGSAIKRVVDSVQDPVITSDQALDVTPETLAPTAGDTSAPVDTATPETTAEAPPTSAAVTPVPVAITAGEVYDPQGRGQKDYVSYIDRAFDGDPGTAWQTFAYFQQFGPNGLKTGVGLMLTLDREVRPLTVTVATTTPSTADCATTNNCMKVQIRASDGDIDAPLDATTVLAESQIGDAPAAIAIPDTAPTSRYLIVFVSGLTGGGNNWEASLSEIQVTAAG